A genomic region of Planococcus kocurii contains the following coding sequences:
- the sugE gene encoding quaternary ammonium compound efflux SMR transporter SugE, producing the protein MAWIYLMIAGITEIVWAIGLKFAEGFTNLVPSLITFVFIVISFMLFAIAMKTIPIGTAYAVFTGIGAAGTAILGIFLFNENASLEKLFFLSLLLIGIIGLKVLDGKETSSKGVQS; encoded by the coding sequence ATTACAGAAATTGTGTGGGCAATTGGCTTGAAGTTTGCTGAAGGCTTTACGAACTTAGTTCCTTCACTTATAACATTTGTTTTTATCGTCATCAGCTTTATGCTGTTTGCGATTGCGATGAAAACAATTCCAATCGGTACGGCTTATGCAGTATTTACTGGTATTGGTGCTGCAGGTACAGCCATTTTAGGTATCTTTTTATTTAATGAAAACGCTAGTTTAGAAAAACTGTTCTTTTTAAGTTTATTGCTAATTGGGATAATTGGGTTAAAAGTTTTAGACGGAAAAGAAACTTCGAGTAAGGGCGTGCAGTCATGA
- a CDS encoding DMT family transporter, whose product MDWLILVIAGLFEVAFVTTMKLSNGFKIKRYTALTILSGALSFYLLSLALTTIALGTGYAVWTGIGAAGSVLVGMIFFKESKQLAKIFFLSCILAGVIGLKIFGG is encoded by the coding sequence ATGGATTGGCTGATATTAGTAATTGCGGGATTGTTTGAAGTGGCGTTTGTCACTACTATGAAACTATCCAATGGCTTTAAAATAAAACGGTACACAGCGCTAACGATTTTGTCCGGCGCGCTTAGCTTTTATTTGCTGTCACTGGCGTTAACAACAATTGCGCTTGGAACAGGCTATGCTGTATGGACAGGCATCGGTGCTGCAGGAAGCGTTCTAGTCGGTATGATATTTTTCAAAGAAAGCAAGCAACTGGCAAAAATATTTTTTCTATCCTGTATTTTAGCAGGAGTCATTGGCCTGAAAATTTTCGGTGGCTGA